Proteins encoded by one window of Agelaius phoeniceus isolate bAgePho1 chromosome 5, bAgePho1.hap1, whole genome shotgun sequence:
- the PMCH gene encoding pro-MCH: MCISSYILILSLLSLFSQGFLLSLSKSLQEVEDEDMLLAALNLGKTLQNGDKGMNRGALPLLKYHNTEDSSVFNDKNAGNTKSLDRGSRHDFFNHVMPINLGRKQLPYPALKGAIAFPADNEIQNSESIQERETTDEENSAKLPIGRRDFEILRCMLGRVYRPCWQV; this comes from the exons ATGTGCATCTCATCATATATCCTAAttctctcccttctctctcttttttctcaaGGTTTTCTACTCTCTCTTTCAAAGTCTCTGCAAGAGGTAGAGGATGAAGATATGTTGCTTGCTGCTTTAAATCTAGGAAAAACTCTACAAAACGGAGATAAAGGTATGAACAGAGGAGCTCTACCTTTGCTGAAGTACCACAATACTGAAGACAGCAGTGTCTTCAATGATAAGAATGCTGGAAACACGAAGTCTTTG GACAGAGGTTCCAGGCATGATTTCTTCAATCATGTTATGCCAATCAACTTGGGAAGAAAGCAACTACCTTATCCTGCACTGAAGGGAGCCATAGCTTTTCCAGCTGACAATGAAATTCAAAATAGTGAGTCAATACAGGAAAGAGAGACCACAGATGAAGAAAATTCAGCTAAATTACCTATTGGAAGAAGAGATTTTGAga TCCTCAGGTGTATGCTGGGAAGAGTCTATCGACCTTGTTGGCAAGTGTGA